Genomic window (Aquimarina sp. BL5):
GGTTTTCAAAGTGAAGAACGTAGTTATTGGGAAGCTCCAGATGTGTACTATACTATGTCTCCATTTATGCATGCCGATAAAATGAAGACTCCTCTACTACTTATACACGGAGAAGCTGATAATAATTCTGGAACGTATCCATTACAAAGTGAGCGTTACTTTAATGCCTTAAAAGGTTTAGGAGCAACGGCAAGATTAATCATGTTACCGAAAGAAAGTCATGGATATAGAGCTAAAGAGTCAATTTTACATTTGATTTGGGAGCAAGATCAATGGCTTGAAAAATATGTTAAAAACAGAAGACCACCAATATCTGATGGAACTAACTAGATAAATAACACCAAATAAAAAGAAGCCAGAAAAGTTATTTTTTTCTGGCTTCTTTTTATTTCCGTCTATACTATAACAATCTCACTAAGGCAACAAGTTTTTAGCAATAATATCTCGAAGATCATTTTTATTTAATGGTTTATTAATAATATCATTCATCCCAATAGCTAAACATTCCTCCTGAACTTCTCCTAACTCTGCAGCGGTTAATGCTATTATAGGAGTGGTTTTATCAAATTCTCTAATTCTTTTTGTGGCTTCACTACCATTTAGATAAGGCATATTAAGATCCATTAATATTAAATCAAAATCTTCCTTTTTAACCATCTGCAATGCATTAAAACCATTTTCTACAATAACGCAATCATACCCAATCAAACTCAATAAATTTTTAGTCACAATTTGATTAATCTTATTGTCTTCTGCGACCAATATCCTACGATAAACATTAGTCGTACCGTTATTCCGTTCATTTACAGAATGCTCTTCTCCCTCTTCTAATATTTCAAATTTCAAGTCGAAGTAAAACTTAGCACCTCGTCCTTCATTACTTTCTAAATGGACTTTACTGTCCATCATTTCTAAAAGGTTTTTTACAATGGAAAGTCCCAAACCTGTTCCTTCTACTTTGTTAGATTCTCTATCTACTTGAGAAAATTTCTCAAATACAAAATCCTTTTTGTCGTCAGGAATCCCTACCCCACTATCCTCGACCTCATAACGAATATAAATAGTGTTATTTTCTTTATTAAGTATTTTGATTCTCAACCATATTCTTCCTTTTTCAGTAAACTTAGAGGCATTCCCTATCAAATTAATCAGAATTTCTGACAATCTAAGCGAATCTACGTTGAGAGCATCCGGTAAATCATTGGGTACATCAAGAATAAGTTCATTGTCTTTACTTTTTGCCTGGTACTCGAATGAATTCAGTAAATTCTGTGATAATTTAAAAAGGTTTGTAGGTGTTTTTGCCAACCTTACTTTATTGGATTCTATCTTACTTATCTGTAGTACATTATTAATTAGATTTAAAAGATAATCTCCTGAAAACTTTAATGAACCTAATAATTGTTTATGTTTCTCTAACACATCTTTATCCTCAAGTAGCAATGAGGTTATTCCTACGACACCATACAATGGAGTTCTCAGTTCGTGACTAACTGTAGATATAAATTGAGATTTTACTTGGGTTAGTTTTTCAGCTTGGGCTTTAGCTTCTATTAGTTGTTTATTTTTATCTTTTAGTACGTGATTTAACTTTTTCTTTGATCGATACCCTATATATAAGAAAAATGCAGTAGCCAATAAAAATATCAAACCTGCAACAGAAATAATATTAATTGTTCTGTTGTTTTTTGCCATTTTGGTCTGATACTCCTTTTCAGTTTTTGTTACTTCTAATTCTCTTTTATACTCGTCTACATTAAAACTAACTCTTGCAATTTCAATCTGTTTCAGCTTTTCTTTATTGTAAACCTTATCTTTATATTCTTGAAAACGTTTTATATCATTATACGCTTCCGTTAGGTTACCTTTCTTTTCGAACATCTCTGCCCTAGCTTCGTAAAGATAGGAAAGCTCTAATAGCATATTATGCTTTTCTGCAATCTCGATAGATTCTTTAAAATACTCTTCTGCTTCTGCATATTGATTTTGACTTAAAGCAAGTCTACCTTTAAGGTAATATACCTCACAATACCCTTCTATATCCCTATTTTCCACTACTAACTTGTTGGCTTCTTCTAAATACGGAATAGCTTTATCAAATTGTTTTGCATCTATATAAGTCCAAGCAAGATTAATCACTGGAGTCATATATTCTTGTGAGTCATTTAACAACTTTCCAAACTCGGTAGCTTTACTATAAAAAACCAGCGAAGCTTCTAGGTCTTTATAACCATCAGAATGCACATTACCTAAACCATTATTGTTCCATAATATAAGTAATGAATCATTTGCTTCTTCTGCGTATTTTAACGATTTTTTGAAATATTGCTCCGCATTTTTATAATCAACAAGTGTTTCATAATTGTAAGCCATTAAATAATAGGCCTCTGATTTATAATGATCATTATCTAATTCATGAGCATAATTAGCTGCCTTAATTGCGTATTCTAAAGATTCCTTAATCTTATACTCGAAGGTAAGATTATTAGCGGTATCTATTAAATATTGAAAACTGTCATTGACGGGGAATTTAGATTCTTGCTGACTGTAAACCAAATAAGGAATAGAGAGTATAAAATATGTGAATAGAAATATTTTTCTCAAAACATGTAACTTTTATAAATGTCTTAACTTCTCTAATACAATCATATCAACTATCAATAAATGTATTCAGTCAATAAAGTTAATTTACTAAAAAAAAACAGAAAAACGTTTATTTTATAAAGTTAAGATAAAGACTCTCTCATACATTACTTTCTTTCTTTACTCTTTTTTGTGACACTATAAATCCCTAAAATTACAATCGCAGCGCCAATAATTTGTATTTGGGATAAACTTTCTCCTAAAAAGAAAAAGGCAAGTATAATGGTAGATATTGGTCCAAGACTACCAATGATAGCAACATTTGAAGCTCCTAATTTTCCTATTGCGTAAGAGATGAGATATGACGGAATTATGGTAGAAAAAAAAGCCATCAGAATACTCAAGAAATATACTTCTGAAGAATAACTTGTTAAGTCTCCTCTATCAAAAGCTAAATATTGAAAAATTATACATAAAGAAGATACAATCATCGCATAAGAGGTAAATGAAATAACTCCAAACTTAGGTATTAACCAACCGCTACCAACTAAATAGGTTGCATATGTAAGCGCACTTAGAAAAATTAAAGATCCTCCTAAAATAAGGTTTGACGTCTCTAATTGAAGTTCTTGCCAAAAAGTAATTACTACTCCTATGTAGGTAATAATTATGGCTACTAACTGTTGTTTTGTTATTTTATCTTTTAAAAATATTCTGGAAATGATAATGACCAAAGTTGGGTATACAAATAGAATTATGCGTTCCAATCCCGCTTTTATGTATTGTAATCCCAGAAAATCAAAGTAACTCGCTAAATAGTACCCTACAAAACCAAAAAATATGATCCACAAATAATCTATTTTTCTTATTTTTTCGGGGTTTGAAGGTTTGTTAAATATAGCTATAGCAAAATAAAAAGGAAGAGAAAATGACATCCTAAATAATAACAAATGTTCTGAAGTTATATCATATTTATAAGCCAATTTGACCATCACCGCCTTCGCGGAAAACAAAACTACACCAATAACTGCTACAATGATTCCTATAGAAATCTGTTTAGATTTTTGCATCTTATAAAAATAAACGCAATATTTTTGGTTCTCTTTCTGAATCAATAAAAAATACGATGTCCAACAAAAAAACCTCCTAGAAAATCATCTAAGAGGTTTTGTATAAAAAATAATTTCTATATAAATTACACGTTAAATAAGAAGTGCATAACATCACCATCACTTACTACATATCCTTTTCCTTCTACTCCAAGTTTACCCGCTTCTTTTACTTTAGCTTCACTACCATAAGATACATAATCATCATACTTAATTACTTCTGCTCTTATAAATCCTTTTTCAAAATCCGTATGGATTACACCCGCTGCCTGAGGTGCTGTAGCACCAATAGGAATTGTCCAAGCTCTTACTTCTTTTACTCCTGCAGTAAAATAAGTTTGTTGATTTAATAGCTTATACGCTGCTCGAATCAATACAGATGCTCCAGGCTCTTCTAATCCCATATCCTGAAGAAACATTTGTCTTTCTTCATAATCATCAAGCTCCGTTATATCTGCTTCGGTTCCAACGGCTAGAATAATTACCTCAGCATTTTCTGATGCAACTGCTTCTTTTACTCTTGTAACGTGATCATTTCCATCAACAGCAGCACTTTCGTCTACGTTACAAACGTATAATACTGGTTTGTCCGTAATAAATTGTAATGGTTTTACAAACGCCAAATCATCATCATCAGAGACGTCAATCGCTCTTATGGATATTCCAGCTTCTAAACCTTCTTTTAATTTTAGTAATACTGCTTCTTCTTTCTGAGCTTCTTTATTACCAGTTTTTGCAGCTCGTTTGATCTTATCCAACTTTTTTTCAAGTGTTTCTAGATCTTTCAGCTGTAATTCTATATCTATGGTTTCTTTATCCCGAATTGGATCAATAGAACCATCAACGTGTACGATATTATCGTTATCAAAACAACGTAATACATGAATAATCGCATCAGTCTCTCTAATATTTCCTAAAAATTGATTTCCTAGACCCTCTCCTTTACTTGCTCCTTTTACCAATCCAGCAATATCTACAATCTCTACGGTAGCTGGTAGGACACGCTCAGGATTTACTAATTCTTCGAGTTTTTCTAATCTAGGATCAGGTACATTTACAACACCTATATTAGGTTCAATTGTACAAAATGGAAAGTTAGCACTTTGCGCCTTTGCATTAGACAAACAATTAAAAAGTGTTGATTTTCCTACATTTGGTAATCCAACTATTCC
Coding sequences:
- a CDS encoding response regulator, producing the protein MRKIFLFTYFILSIPYLVYSQQESKFPVNDSFQYLIDTANNLTFEYKIKESLEYAIKAANYAHELDNDHYKSEAYYLMAYNYETLVDYKNAEQYFKKSLKYAEEANDSLLILWNNNGLGNVHSDGYKDLEASLVFYSKATEFGKLLNDSQEYMTPVINLAWTYIDAKQFDKAIPYLEEANKLVVENRDIEGYCEVYYLKGRLALSQNQYAEAEEYFKESIEIAEKHNMLLELSYLYEARAEMFEKKGNLTEAYNDIKRFQEYKDKVYNKEKLKQIEIARVSFNVDEYKRELEVTKTEKEYQTKMAKNNRTINIISVAGLIFLLATAFFLYIGYRSKKKLNHVLKDKNKQLIEAKAQAEKLTQVKSQFISTVSHELRTPLYGVVGITSLLLEDKDVLEKHKQLLGSLKFSGDYLLNLINNVLQISKIESNKVRLAKTPTNLFKLSQNLLNSFEYQAKSKDNELILDVPNDLPDALNVDSLRLSEILINLIGNASKFTEKGRIWLRIKILNKENNTIYIRYEVEDSGVGIPDDKKDFVFEKFSQVDRESNKVEGTGLGLSIVKNLLEMMDSKVHLESNEGRGAKFYFDLKFEILEEGEEHSVNERNNGTTNVYRRILVAEDNKINQIVTKNLLSLIGYDCVIVENGFNALQMVKKEDFDLILMDLNMPYLNGSEATKRIREFDKTTPIIALTAAELGEVQEECLAIGMNDIINKPLNKNDLRDIIAKNLLP
- a CDS encoding DMT family transporter, which encodes MQKSKQISIGIIVAVIGVVLFSAKAVMVKLAYKYDITSEHLLLFRMSFSLPFYFAIAIFNKPSNPEKIRKIDYLWIIFFGFVGYYLASYFDFLGLQYIKAGLERIILFVYPTLVIIISRIFLKDKITKQQLVAIIITYIGVVITFWQELQLETSNLILGGSLIFLSALTYATYLVGSGWLIPKFGVISFTSYAMIVSSLCIIFQYLAFDRGDLTSYSSEVYFLSILMAFFSTIIPSYLISYAIGKLGASNVAIIGSLGPISTIILAFFFLGESLSQIQIIGAAIVILGIYSVTKKSKERK
- the ychF gene encoding redox-regulated ATPase YchF, with amino-acid sequence MKAGIVGLPNVGKSTLFNCLSNAKAQSANFPFCTIEPNIGVVNVPDPRLEKLEELVNPERVLPATVEIVDIAGLVKGASKGEGLGNQFLGNIRETDAIIHVLRCFDNDNIVHVDGSIDPIRDKETIDIELQLKDLETLEKKLDKIKRAAKTGNKEAQKEEAVLLKLKEGLEAGISIRAIDVSDDDDLAFVKPLQFITDKPVLYVCNVDESAAVDGNDHVTRVKEAVASENAEVIILAVGTEADITELDDYEERQMFLQDMGLEEPGASVLIRAAYKLLNQQTYFTAGVKEVRAWTIPIGATAPQAAGVIHTDFEKGFIRAEVIKYDDYVSYGSEAKVKEAGKLGVEGKGYVVSDGDVMHFLFNV